Proteins co-encoded in one Gouania willdenowi chromosome 1, fGouWil2.1, whole genome shotgun sequence genomic window:
- the lcorl gene encoding ligand-dependent nuclear receptor corepressor-like protein isoform X2, with amino-acid sequence MATVPCIKCTAERRGFRRELDSWRHKLLHCIGFESILKGIYGPMLMRDLNLFADCEPEDVDDWSLEGSCSKCSFCNLPLDKLSDQAPVATSPLSSPSDYSPCQVPTPSESQSAQRFLHAVFHKKDMPPSCNSNIPLIAQELMRKMIHQFALEYASECLLHPDPNGATCTPSPQSEASDVPLDLTVTRTQEEKEITPAPDGVLDLSNRNSACSSTTISSSQKLSGRQWRQKEEYTNRSWELSERLLSKALKDISSGRLQEQRAALLYGIPLQTLRQGLDEWMDGRLGGLHHLSPKSSDEISINGMSTMLGGDARLVLQKVAAWAERAEIGGAGEENGDYTIPSSAITLYHPSGLQKTFPNCFPQLRDALQPPKSPTPSLEPPTTLRIPQVRSISDHNRSLPSESCSLGENPQRTSSTEGLAISSPAAKRPLSLFKLRPPYLAQGCYGSASQSPLRLGPRGSSLDESEDGSYRDKDKQPRKKRGRYRQYDHELMEEAITMVMAGRMSVSKAQSLYGVPHSTLEYKIKERTGTLKNPPKKKPANFGSSISNSPSSGTTTGSTNSGNVASAADAKRF; translated from the exons ATGGCGACCGTGCCGTGCATTAAATGCACGGCTGAAAGAAGAGGGTTCCGGCGGGAGCTTGACTCTTGGCGACACAAATTATTACACTGCATTG GGTTTGAAAGCATTCTAAAGGGAATCTATGGCCCAATGCTGATGAGAGACCTCAATCTTTTTGCCG actgtGAACCCGAAGATGTAGATGACTGGTCCCTGGAAGGAAGCTGTTCAAAGTGTTCATTTTGTAACCTGCCTTTGGACAAACTCAGT gaTCAAGCACCTGTTGCCACGTCGCCCCTCTCCTCCCCCTCTGATTACTCTCCCTGTCAGGTTCCGACCCCATCAGAGAGCCAATCAGCACAGAGATTCCTCCATGCTGTGTTTCACAAGAAAG atatgCCCCCAAGCTGCAATTCCAACATCCCTCTGATTGCTCAGGAGTTAATGAGGAAGATGATACACCAATTTGCTTTGGAGTACGCATCCGAATGTTTACTCCACCCTGATCCAAATGGCGCTACATGTACCCCCTCACCCCAGTCAGAGGCATCAGATGTCCCCCTGGATCTCACAGTAACCCGAACACAGGAAGAGAAGGAAATCACACCTGCACCAG ACGGTGTGCTCGACCTCTCCAACCGAAACTCCGCCTGCTCCTCTACTACAATATCGTCTTCTCAGAAACTTTCAGG GAGGCAGTGGAGGCAGAAGGAGGAGTACACTAACAGGAGCTGGGAGCTGTCTGAGAGGTTGCTGTCCAAGGCTTTGAAGGATATAAGTTCAGggaggctgcaggagcagcgcGCTGCCTTGCTTTATGGAATTCCTCTTCAAACCCTAAGGCAAGGTCTAGATGAGTGGATGGATGGTAGGCTCGGGGGGCTACATCACCTTTCACCTAAAAGCAGTGATGAAATATCGATCAATGGGATGTCAACAATGTTAGGCGGTGATGCTCGTCTTGTACTGCAGAAAGTGGCAGCGTGGGCAGAGAGAGCAGAAATTGGAGGTGCCGGAGAAGAGAATGGAGACTACACTATCCCTTCATCTGCCATTACCCTTTATCACCCAAGTGGTCTACAGAAAACATTTCCCAACTGTTTTCCCCAGCTCAGGGATGCTCTCCAGCCCCCCAAAAGCCCAACCCCCAGTCTGGAGCCACCCACAACCTTGCGTATTCCTCAGGTTCGTTCTATATCTGATCACAACAGGTCCCTCCCCTCTGAAAGTTGCAGCTTGGGTGAAAACCCTCAACGTACCTCATCAACTGAAGGTCTGGCCATCTCATCACCAGCAGCTAAGCGTCCTTTGTCACTTTTTAAACTCAGACCTCCGTACTTGGCACAAGGCTGTTATGGTAGTGCCAGTCAGTCGCCCCTTCGCCTCGGACCACGTGGGTCCTCACTGGATGAGTCGGAAGATGGAAGTTATCGAGATAAAGACAAGCAGCCGAGAAAGAAGCGTGGCAGGTACCGTCAGTACGACCATGAACTGATGGAGGAGGCCATCACAATGGTGATGGCTGGTCGTATGAGTGTGTCCAAGGCCCAGAGTCTCTATGGTGTTCCCCACAGCACACTGGAATACAAAATTAAAGAGCGAACAGGGACACTAAAGAACCCACCCAAGAAGAAGCCTGCTAACTTTGGCTCATCCATTTCCAACTCGCCCAGCTCTGGTACCACAACGGGATCCACCAACTCAGGAAATGTTGCCTCGGCTGCTGATGCAAAGAGGTTCTAG